In Schistocerca nitens isolate TAMUIC-IGC-003100 chromosome 10, iqSchNite1.1, whole genome shotgun sequence, a single window of DNA contains:
- the LOC126209780 gene encoding longitudinals lacking protein, isoforms A/B/D/L-like isoform X3 — protein MNESNNVYLRWSKHQATLVSVFDGLLGSEKLTDCTISAEGHHLRAHKIILSACSPYFEELFSENYEKHPIIILHDVKYDVFKALLDFMYRGELNVPQEQLSAVLKLSESLQVRGLSGSRCVDDANTQKGSGRNVRSVSLETLPTQPASVSCFTSGQNEPEENMQSIRDRHPCVLSQRGGPVEVDPISRKPRKNINHSDCDKGTGQNAFEVITPDLDSVHQRQVLATTPNSTGGPGDSSTQMLKTLLSGSHTTVCSLSYTPVLHQSACSELQSDSGEMTIVENERFLIPEVVLPDKKSASLSVHKEDVSLETEPEVLENHTEIVEDLTLDDDDDDYPSADDYRDVCNSAEIDIREVRSMSESLTYKENFCTQGVNNMHAAFGSDYMRNMSLTTPQTVLRKRYSCHSCGKSYRHPQGLWRHMKHQCGKDPQFQCPRCNYRCARKDNLKVHMATRRCMMQEKCELFEGNV, from the coding sequence ATGAATGAGAGCAACAATGTTTATTTGAGGTGGAGTAAGCATCAAGCTACTTTGGTGTCTGTTTTTGATGGTCTGTTGGGCAGTGAGAAGTTAACGGATTGCACAATTAGTGCTGAGGGGCATCATTTAAGAGCACATAAGATAATTCTTTCAGCATGTAGTCCATATTTTGAGGAGCTGTTCTCTGAAAACTATGAGAAGCACCCAATTATTATTCTGCACGATGTAAAATACGATGTGTTTAAGGCTTTGCTGGACTTTATGTACCGTGGTGAACTAAATGTACCGCAAGAGCAGCTTAGTGCCGTTCTTAAGCTATCAGAGTCCCTTCAGGTAAGGGGACTGTCTGGCAGCAGATGTGTGGATGACGCCAACACGCAGAAAGGCAGTGGAAGAAATGTTCGATCAGTATCTCTAGAAACTCTCCCAACCCAGCCTGCTTCTGTGTCATGCTTTACCTCAGGCCAGAATGAGCCAGAAGAAAACATGCAGTCAATTAGAGACAGGCATCCGTGTGTGTTGTCTCAGAGAGGAGGTCCTGTGGAAGTAGACCCAATTTCTCGAAAGCCCAGAAAAAATATCAATCACTCTGATTGTGATAAGGGAACAGGTCAGAATGCATTTGAAGTTATTACTCCTGATCTTGATAGTGTGCATCAAAGGCAAGTACTGGCCACAACACCTAACTCAACTGGTGGACCAGGTGACAGCTCAACTCAGATGCTAAAGACCTTGCTGTCTGGTAGCCACACCACTGTATGTTCATTGTCATACACTCCAGTCCTTCATCAGTCTGCATGTAGTGAGTTGCAGAGTGACAGTGGGGAAATGACCATTGTGGAAAATGAACGATTTTTAATACCTGAAGTGGTATTACCTGACAAAAAGTCAGCAAGCCTGAGTGTACACAAGGAAGATGTATCACTAGAAACCGAACCTGAGGTCCTTGAGAATCACACGGAAATTGTAGAAGACCTTACTctggatgatgatgacgacgattatCCTAGTGCCGATGATTATCGTGATGTTTGTAACAGTGCTGAAATTGACATTAGGGAAGTCAGGAGTATGAGTGAAAGCCTTACATACAAAGAGAATTTTTGCACTCAAGGGGTTAACAATATGCATGCAGCATTTGGCAGTGATTATATGAGAAACATGTCTTTGACAACACCACAGACAGTATTACGTAAACGGTATAGTTGTCATTCTTGTGGGAAGTCTTACCGGCATCCACAAGGGCTGTGGAGACACATGAAGCATCAGTGTGGTAAAGACCCACAGTTTCAGTGTCCCCGCTGCAATTATCGGTGTGCTAGAAAGGATAATTTAAAAGTGCATATGGCTACTCGCCGTTGTATGATGCAGGAGAAGTGTGAACTTTTTGAAGGGAATGTGTGA
- the LOC126209780 gene encoding longitudinals lacking protein-like isoform X4, whose amino-acid sequence MNENNNVHLRWNKHQATLVSVFDCLLDSEKLTDCTISAEGHHVRAHKIILSACSPYFEELFSENYEKHPIIILHDVKYDVVKALMDFMYRGEVNVPQEELSGILKLSESLQVRGLSGSGCVEDVYMQKGSGRNAQSVHPETLSPQPASVSRFTSNQNKPEEKVQSFRESPPCVSSQEGGYVEIDSISKSFRKYRKSINHSGSDQRTDQNEFEEVITPDLDNVHQLQSQRQALPTICNAADGSVFSPIPHQSACSELQSSSGEMTVAENEQFLIPETVLPDKRSANLSTHQQEVALETKSEVLESHTEVVEDLTLDDDDDDDDYLAADDYREDCNSTEVDIGEVGRAGGGLTYEEYFRAQGVNNLRSSFGSDYLNHMTSTTPQTVLHKRFCCQSCGKSYKHPSGLCRHVKLECGKEPQIQCPRCNYRCFRSHTLKKHMTTRRCQMREKCALFEGGV is encoded by the coding sequence ATGAATGAGAACAACAATGTTCATTTGAGGTGGAATAAACATCAAGCTACTTTGGTGTCTGTTTTCGATTGTCTGTTGGACAGTGAGAAGTTAACAGACTGCACAATTAGTGCTGAGGGACATCATGTAAGAGCACACAAGATAATTCTTTCTGCATGTAGTCCATATTTTGAGGAACTGTTCTCTGAAAACTATGAGAAGCACCCAATTATTATTCTGCACGATGTAAAATACGATGTGGTGAAGGCTTTGATGGATTTTATGTACCGTGGTGAAGTAAATGTGCCACAAGAGGAGCTTAGTGGTATTCTTAAACTCTCGGAGTCCCTTCAAGTAAGGGGACTGTCTGGTAGTGGATGTGTGGAAGATGTTTACATGCAGAAAGGCAGCGGAAGAAATGCACAATCAGTACATCCAGAAACACTCTCACCCCAACCTGCTTCTGTGTCACGTTTTACCTCAAATCAGAACAAGCCAGAAGAAAAGGTGCAGTCGTTTAGAGAAAGCCCTCCATGTGTGTCATCCCAGGAAGGAGGTTATGTGGAAATAGACTCCATTTCTAAATCCTTTCGAAAGTACAGAAAAAGTATTAATCACTCTGGTTCTGATCAGAGAACAGACCAGAATGAGTTTGAAGAAGTCATTACACCTGATCTTGATAATGTGCATCAACTTCAATCTCAAAGGCAAGCACTGCCCACAATCTGTAATGCAGCAGATGGATCAGTTTTCAGTCCAATTCCACATCAGTCTGCATGTAGTGAGTTGCAGAGCTCCAGTGGGGAAATGACTGTTGCAGAAAATGAGCAGTTTCTAATACCGGAGACAGTATTACCTGACAAAAGGTCAGCAAATCTGAGTACACACCAACAAGAGGTAGCACTTGAAACAAAATCTGAGGTCCTAGAGAGTCACACGGAAGTTGTAGAAGACCTTACTctcgatgacgacgacgatgacgacgattaCCTTGCTGCTGACGATTATCGTGAAGATTGTAACAGTACTGAAGTTGACATTGGGGAAGTAGGCAGAGCGGGTGGAGGTCTTACATACGAAGAATATTTTCGTGCTCAAGGAGTTAACAATCTGCGTTCTTCGTTTGGTAGTGATTATTTGAATCACATGACTTCCACAACACCCCAGACGGTATTACATAAACGGTTTTGTTGTCAGTCATGTGGGAAGTCTTACAAGCATCCATCAGGCTTATGCAGACAtgtgaagcttgaatgtggtaaagAACCACAGATCCAGTGTCCCCGCTGCAATTATCGGTGCTTTAGGAGTCATACTCTTAAGAAACATATGACTACTCGCCGATGTCAGATGCGAGAAAAGTGTGCACTTTTTGAAGGAGGGGTGTGA
- the LOC126210019 gene encoding uncharacterized protein LOC126210019 yields MDQSNNVHVRWNKHQATLMSLFGGLFDSERLTDCTISAEGQHLRAHKIILSACSPYLEELFTENSVKHPVIILHDVKYDVLKALMDFMYHGEVNVLQKEFSGVLKLSESLQVRGLSHSGCIDDVNIQKGSGSNALSVPPETLPFQPASVSCFTPAQNEAEEKMQPYSECYQTVLSQERSSVEVDLVPNPFRKYEKNINHCGSDQRAGRNVFEDVITRDCDSNCRLPSRQQILSTSNNPTGGAAFSPAPHHSVRSQLQISREELTFDLIVAEKEQFSTPETVLIHQKPASLLRVRGHMEVVEVQDSDDDQDDNGGDYPDDDDSAHEDIVEGRTCSEPFEPPSHPSPPSHPSPPSHPSPPSHPSPPSHPSPPSHPSPPSHPSPPSHPSPPSHPSPPSHPSPPSHPSPPSHPSPPSHPSPPSHPSPPSHPSPPSHPSPPSHPSPPSHPSPPSHPSPPSHPSPPSHPSPPSHPSPPSHPSPPSHPSPPSHPSPPSHPSPPSHPSPPSHPSPPSHPSPPSHPSPPSHPSPPSHPSPPSHPSPPSHPSPPSHPSPPSHPSPPSHPSPPSHPSPPSHPSPPSHPSPPSHPSPPSHPSPPSHPSPPSHPSPPSHPSPPSHPSPPSHPSPPSHPSPPSHPSPPSHPSPPSHPSPPSHPSPPSHPSPPSHPRSEFLEQLYLQFGGESLPWIICYSRTSEDSALQNLEKDCFLHEDDQLGDNSFPVIQRELKFPCVTEVVHPALYKSL; encoded by the exons ATGGATCAGAGCAACAATGTACATGTGAGGTGGAATAAGCATCAAGCTACTTTGATGTCTCTTTTTGGTGGTCTGTTCGACAGTGAGAGGTTAACAGACTGCACTATTAGTGCTGAGGGGCAGCATTTGAGAGCGCATAAAATAATTCTTTCAGCTTGTAGCCCATACTTAGAGGAACTGTTCACTGAAAACTCTGTGAAACATCCAGTCATTATCCTGCATGATGTAAAATATGATGTGCTTAAGGCTTTGATGGACTTCATGTACCATGGTGAAGTAAATGTACTGCAAAAGGAGTTTAGTGGTGTTCTGAAACTCTCGGAGTCCCTTCAGGTAAGGGGTCTGTCTCACAGTGGATGTATAGATGATGTCAACATACAGAAAGGGAGTGGAAGCAATGCACTATCAGTACCTCCAGAAACTCTCCCATTTCAACCTGCATCTGTGTCGTGCTTTACCCCAGCTCAAAATGAAGCAGAAGAAAAGATGCAGCCATATAGTGAATGCTATCAAACTGTGTTGTCCCAGGAAAGAAGTTCTGTGGAAGTAGACTTGGTTCCTAATCCCTTTCGAAAGTACGAAAAAAATATTAATCACTGTGGTTCTGATCAGAGAGCAGGCCGAAATGTATTCGAAGATGTTATTACTCGTGACTGTGATAGTAATTGTCGACTTCCATCTCGTCAGCAAATACTGTCTACATCAAATAACCCTACTGGTGGAGCAGCTTTCAGTCCAGCCCCCCATCATTCTGTGCGCAGTCAGTTGCAGATCTCCCGTGAAGAATTGACTTTTGATCTGATTGTTGCAGAAAAGGAACAGTTTTCAACTCCAGAAACAGTATTAATTCATCAGAAACCAGCAAGCCtgctgcgggttcgggg tcacatggaagtagtggaagtACAGGACAGTGATGATGATCAGGATGATAATGGTGGTGattatcctgatgatgatgacagtgctCATGAAGACATTGTGGAGGGCAGGACA tgctcagagccatttgaacctccctctcacccgtcccctccctctcacccgtcccctccctctcacccgtcccctccctctcacccgtcccctccctctcacccgtcccctccctctcacccgtcccctccctctcacccgtcccctccctctcacccgtcccctccctctcacccgtcccctccctctcacccgtcccctccctctcacccgtcccctccctctcacccgtcccctccctctcacccgtcccctccctctcacccgtcccctccctctcacccgtcccctccctctcacccgtcccctccctctcacccgtcccctccctctcacccgtcccctccctctcacccgtcccctccctctcacccgtcccctccctctcacccgtcccctccctctcacccgtcccctccctctcacccgtcccctccctctcacccgtcccctccctctcacccgtcccctccctctcacccgtcccctccctctcacccgtcccctccctctcacccgtcccctccctctcacccgtcccctccctctcacccgtcccctccctctcacccgtcccctccctctcacccgtcccctccctctcacccgtcccctccctctcacccgtcccctccctctcacccgtcccctccctctcacccgtcccctccctctcacccgtcccctccctctcacccgtcccctccctctcacccgtcccctccctctcacccgtcccctccctctcacccgtcccctccctctcacccgtcccctccctctcacccgtcccctccctctcacccgtcccctccctctcacccgtcccctccctctcacccgtcccctccctctcacccgtcccctccctctcacccgtcccctccctctcacccgtcccctccctctcacccgtcccctccctctcacccgtcccctccctctcacccgtcccctccctctcacccgtcccctccctctcaccc GCGCTCAGAATTTCTGGAACAACTGTATCTGCAATTTGGAGGAGAATCTTTGCCATGGATTATCTGTTATTCACGAACGAGTGAAGATTCCGCTCTGCAGAACTTGGAGAAAGATTGCTTCCTGCATGAAGATGATCAACTTGGAGATAATTCTTTTCCTGTTATTCAAAGGGAACTGAAATTTCCTTGTGTCACTGAAGTAGTTCATCCAGCTTTATACAAGAGTTTATAG